AGGCGGAAGCCCCGGTTCCAACCATAGCGGCGATGCCGGTACTGATTGCAAGCGAGAGCATCAGAACGACCGCAGCGGCCGCAATGAGCGCTAGTGCGACGAGTCGATCCTTGAGTGCCTCCCACCAAGGCTGCTTCGCGTGTCGCACGTGCCATAAGTCATCGAGCGCTCCCTGGATCGCGCCTAACAATCCGGTAGCCGCGAGAACGAAGACGAGCCAGCTTAGAATTCCCGCGACGATGCCGCCGCTGCGAGCTTGCTTGAGGGTCGCGCGCAGAACGCCGTCGACGACCAGCGCGCTCTGCGCTCCGGCGCCGTTGGATAGCGCCTCGGTAACACTGCTGCGTAACCGTTGCTCGTTGCCGCTCCCGCCGACGACGAGCGCGGCCACTTCGAGGAGCACGATCAACAGCGGCACCAGGGCGAACAGCGTGAAATATGCCAGCGCTGCGGCCTGCCGGGAGATATCGTCCTCACGATACGCGGCAAATGTTTCGCGCAAGAGCGTAGTAACATAGCGAAGCTTGCCCATGCTTGAGGGTTACCCGAAAACCTCCCGGCTCTATCGCCAAAGCGTTATTTTCGCGGCCGGATGGGAACACGATCTGGTACACAGACGCCAGAGGAGCACCAATCGAATGAAGGCTGTAGTTTTTAATGGAGTCGGCGACATCGGCGTCCAAAATGTTGCGGACCCAACCATCCAAGACGATCGCGATGTGATCGTCGCACTCACCAGCAGCGCGATTTGCGGCACCGATCTCCACTTCGTCCGCGGTTCGTTTGCGGAAATGGAGCCGGGGACGATTCTCGGCCACGAAGGGGTCGGCATCGTCGAAGAAGTCGGCAAGGGCGTGCGCAACCTGCGCAAAGGCGACCGCGTCGTGATCCCATCGACGATTGCTTGCGGTAACTGCGTGTACTGTCGCGCGTCTTACTATTCAAAATGCGATGTGGCTAACAAGCAAAATCCCAAGGCGACGGCGTTCTTCGGCGGCCCGAAAGGCAGCGGCGGATTCGCCGGCTTGCAAGCCGA
The DNA window shown above is from Candidatus Dormiibacterota bacterium and carries:
- a CDS encoding YihY/virulence factor BrkB family protein, whose amino-acid sequence is MGKLRYVTTLLRETFAAYREDDISRQAAALAYFTLFALVPLLIVLLEVAALVVGGSGNEQRLRSSVTEALSNGAGAQSALVVDGVLRATLKQARSGGIVAGILSWLVFVLAATGLLGAIQGALDDLWHVRHAKQPWWEALKDRLVALALIAAAAVVLMLSLAISTGIAAMVGTGASALPIIGVPIALAGSVLSLAAIAAIFSATFKFLPHTAIGWRPAVLGGLVAAVLFTIGQAALSWYLARAGTASAFGAAGSVVVLVLWMYYSAQIFLLGAEFTKVYAAKSALAIE
- a CDS encoding alcohol dehydrogenase catalytic domain-containing protein, which codes for MKAVVFNGVGDIGVQNVADPTIQDDRDVIVALTSSAICGTDLHFVRGSFAEMEPGTILGHEGVGIVEEVGKGVRNLRKGDRVVIPSTIACGNCVYCRASYYSKCDVANKQNPKATAFFGGPKGSGGFAGLQA